The proteins below come from a single Streptomyces sp. SCSIO 75703 genomic window:
- a CDS encoding DUF317 domain-containing protein, whose translation MKKKQWQGWGPDEQAEQHYLVQPRALAGGGDVRHVSEFLRASGWRDKSKTGGPLLMESPDRAVRVAYDPYVLPGGWTIHGRANGANAEWSAHLGQQTPVEIVSGLTDALTRPRSAHAPNVWAPLQEQNWHTRFEGQDYTATSPDGTAWMHYHQDVDGSAMWWTGAQDKQGNGWTANFTPNTPMHLVQAFSAELAGPDPVMRPRGRVPHSAQIRTWSVSVKPSQLSAWRQARITAARAATWARTTAGSSRPRATARPYTPAGSARTRR comes from the coding sequence GTGAAGAAGAAGCAGTGGCAGGGCTGGGGGCCGGACGAGCAGGCCGAGCAGCACTACCTCGTCCAGCCCCGCGCCCTGGCCGGCGGGGGCGATGTCCGGCACGTCTCGGAGTTTTTGCGCGCCTCGGGCTGGCGGGACAAGTCCAAAACGGGGGGCCCGCTGCTCATGGAGAGCCCGGACCGCGCCGTCCGTGTCGCCTACGATCCCTACGTCCTGCCCGGTGGATGGACCATCCACGGCCGGGCAAACGGGGCGAACGCCGAGTGGTCCGCGCACTTGGGCCAGCAGACTCCGGTGGAGATCGTCTCCGGTCTGACCGACGCCCTCACCCGCCCCCGCTCCGCACACGCCCCCAACGTCTGGGCACCTCTGCAGGAGCAGAACTGGCACACGCGGTTCGAGGGCCAGGACTACACGGCGACCAGCCCCGACGGCACCGCATGGATGCATTACCACCAGGACGTCGACGGCTCGGCGATGTGGTGGACCGGAGCGCAGGACAAGCAGGGTAACGGCTGGACTGCCAACTTCACGCCGAACACGCCAATGCACCTGGTCCAAGCCTTCTCAGCCGAACTCGCCGGCCCGGACCCCGTGATGCGCCCACGCGGACGCGTCCCGCACAGCGCCCAGATCCGTACCTGGTCGGTCTCCGTCAAGCCCTCCCAGCTCAGTGCCTGGCGACAGGCCCGGATCACCGCTGCCCGTGCCGCTACCTGGGCCCGCACCACCGCCGGAAGCTCCCGGCCACGCGCCACCGCCCGTCCCTACACCCCGGCCGGCAGCGCCCGGACCCGCCGCTGA
- a CDS encoding DUF317 domain-containing protein, whose translation MPLSERQLDAFADKHARQIFFDTSPRYLAGPGDARHVTHGLAAAGWATVSDPLSAEIVMVSPDHRYRLQFDPQSATSAWWRLRAAPGDNDYGWYAEFGELVPAEVLSGLTDALITPPSPQPDPWQPVTSAGWQRDDAGTALSPDARCRIEHRAMSEFHEGPYWHIEVRTSSDESFPGPRIWHAYLDEHVPDHLAGAFLGALADLRPLQRGMFDRTAHHRAVQEPSPLRPQQVVDAHTARVKTIRAQARAGRRQQTASAIAPAPTTAVQPAARR comes from the coding sequence GTGCCGTTGAGCGAACGCCAGCTCGACGCCTTCGCCGACAAACACGCTAGGCAGATCTTCTTCGACACCAGCCCTCGCTACCTCGCCGGTCCGGGCGACGCCCGCCACGTCACCCACGGCCTGGCCGCGGCCGGATGGGCCACGGTCTCCGACCCGCTGAGCGCCGAGATCGTGATGGTCAGCCCCGATCACCGCTACCGTCTGCAGTTCGACCCGCAGTCCGCCACCTCCGCCTGGTGGCGGCTGCGGGCCGCCCCCGGCGACAACGATTACGGCTGGTACGCCGAGTTCGGTGAACTCGTGCCGGCCGAGGTCCTCTCCGGCCTCACCGACGCCCTCATCACACCACCCTCACCCCAGCCGGACCCCTGGCAGCCGGTGACCAGCGCAGGCTGGCAGCGCGACGATGCCGGGACAGCGCTCTCTCCGGACGCACGGTGCCGCATCGAACACCGCGCCATGAGTGAGTTCCATGAAGGGCCGTACTGGCACATCGAGGTCAGGACAAGCAGCGACGAATCATTCCCGGGCCCGCGGATCTGGCACGCCTACCTTGATGAGCACGTTCCCGATCACCTGGCCGGCGCCTTCCTCGGTGCCCTGGCCGACCTCCGGCCCCTGCAGCGCGGCATGTTCGACCGCACCGCTCACCACCGAGCCGTCCAGGAGCCCAGTCCGCTGCGCCCACAGCAGGTAGTCGACGCGCATACCGCCCGGGTAAAGACGATCCGAGCACAGGCCCGCGCCGGGCGCCGTCAGCAGACCGCCTCCGCGATAGCCCCGGCGCCCACCACCGCCGTCCAGCCGGCCGCCCGCCGCTGA
- a CDS encoding DUF317 domain-containing protein produces MPDRPANVDIDFVAPRHLAGGGDAAWITVPLHRACGWSFGHDPLMPRVLLSSPDQKALLRLEPDPDGRWWTLQHAPAPGRPAWFACFDARTPVEMIAAFTDALTDPTADPADNWDPQEPLLTAGWSPAYSHHRLASPDGTVRVEADETTGAWWVDTALRDFRTLLWQAHFSEHTPPHLITAFTAALTDPRPVPRSAGPSSLPTRNPDLITLSHREVPATQVAGALEERIRSLTARRSGPPARSTHPPQRPQAERHRLR; encoded by the coding sequence ATGCCCGACCGCCCCGCCAACGTCGACATCGACTTCGTCGCCCCGCGTCACCTGGCCGGCGGCGGCGATGCAGCCTGGATCACCGTCCCTCTCCACCGTGCCTGCGGCTGGAGCTTCGGTCACGACCCCCTGATGCCCCGCGTCCTGCTTTCCAGCCCCGACCAGAAGGCTCTCCTGCGGCTGGAGCCCGACCCCGACGGACGGTGGTGGACTCTGCAGCACGCCCCCGCGCCGGGCCGGCCCGCCTGGTTCGCCTGCTTCGATGCTCGCACCCCCGTTGAGATGATCGCTGCGTTCACCGATGCGCTGACCGATCCCACGGCCGATCCAGCAGACAACTGGGATCCGCAGGAGCCGCTTCTGACAGCGGGCTGGTCTCCGGCCTACAGCCACCACCGGCTCGCCTCACCCGACGGCACCGTCCGCGTCGAGGCCGACGAGACAACCGGGGCCTGGTGGGTCGACACCGCCCTCCGCGACTTCCGGACTCTCCTGTGGCAAGCCCACTTCAGCGAGCACACCCCACCCCACCTGATCACCGCGTTCACCGCCGCGCTCACCGATCCCCGACCGGTGCCCCGCTCCGCAGGCCCCTCCAGCCTCCCGACTCGCAACCCGGACCTCATCACCCTCTCGCACCGGGAAGTACCCGCCACGCAGGTCGCCGGCGCCCTGGAAGAACGCATCCGCTCCCTCACCGCACGCCGATCCGGCCCACCGGCGAGGAGTACGCACCCTCCGCAACGGCCGCAGGCCGAGCGCCACCGCCTGCGCTGA
- a CDS encoding TraM recognition domain-containing protein produces MPPSPSSSNTDGYDLVLRLLLGVLAVAVPLSHLAWLCGNITASLTGGSWAPYQPTNALLHPEQVWPEAGENALLIGTRIIPVLLLLALGVTAVALWLRHKNRGGGRKKITGMAKARDIEPLMAKAITDKARSLRPSLKDAKHIEARDTGILLGNLQNTRHEVRMGYEDVAVAIMAPRSGKTTSLAIPSMLAAPGPVLLTSNKAAGDAFTTTYEARSRVGQVWTMDPQQIAHAAREMWWNPLTSATTLDGANRLAGHFLAASVDASQQGDFWSKAGSNILSQLLLAAALDERPITDIMQWLAFPADRTPLDILRDHDFVAVAAQLKGTVEGPPETRDGIYETARQYAAALLNTEIAAWVTPQKDVPEFRPSEFVTSTDTLFLLSKDGGGGASALIAACADSVMRAATAQAERAGGRLDPPMLAILDEAANVCKISDLPDLYSHLGSRGIIPITILQSYRQGQKVWGDAGMDAMWSASTVKVIGSGIDDPDFADKLSRLIGDHDVETTSTSHSESGKSTSVSMRQERILPADAIRALPKGTALCFATGMRAAMLDLRPWYREPGAEELSTASARASKAITARAIAKHAPTQSDFGTAA; encoded by the coding sequence TTGCCCCCCTCCCCCTCCAGCAGCAACACCGACGGATACGACCTTGTCCTGCGCCTCCTGCTCGGCGTGCTCGCCGTCGCCGTCCCCCTGTCCCACCTGGCCTGGCTGTGCGGCAACATCACCGCCTCCCTCACCGGAGGCAGCTGGGCCCCCTACCAGCCGACCAACGCCTTGCTCCACCCCGAGCAGGTCTGGCCCGAGGCCGGGGAGAACGCCCTGCTCATCGGGACACGCATCATTCCCGTTCTGCTTCTCCTGGCCCTCGGGGTGACGGCGGTCGCCCTGTGGCTCCGGCACAAGAACCGCGGCGGCGGCCGGAAGAAGATCACCGGCATGGCCAAGGCCCGGGACATCGAGCCCTTGATGGCCAAGGCGATCACCGACAAAGCCCGCTCGCTGCGTCCGAGCCTGAAAGACGCCAAGCACATCGAAGCCCGCGACACCGGCATCCTCCTGGGCAACCTGCAGAACACCCGGCACGAGGTGCGCATGGGCTACGAAGATGTGGCCGTCGCCATCATGGCGCCCCGCTCGGGCAAGACCACCTCGCTCGCCATCCCCTCGATGCTCGCCGCGCCCGGCCCCGTCCTGCTGACCTCGAACAAGGCCGCAGGCGACGCATTCACCACCACATACGAGGCCCGCTCCCGCGTCGGGCAGGTGTGGACCATGGACCCCCAGCAGATCGCGCACGCCGCACGCGAGATGTGGTGGAACCCCCTCACCAGCGCGACAACCCTGGACGGGGCGAACCGGCTCGCCGGACACTTCCTCGCCGCCTCGGTGGACGCCTCCCAGCAGGGCGACTTCTGGTCCAAGGCCGGCAGCAACATCCTCTCCCAACTACTACTGGCCGCAGCTCTCGACGAGCGGCCCATCACCGACATCATGCAGTGGCTCGCCTTCCCCGCCGACCGCACCCCGCTCGACATCCTCCGCGACCACGACTTCGTCGCCGTCGCAGCACAGCTCAAGGGCACCGTCGAGGGCCCCCCGGAAACGCGCGACGGCATCTACGAGACCGCCCGCCAGTACGCCGCCGCCCTGCTGAACACCGAGATAGCCGCCTGGGTCACCCCGCAGAAGGACGTTCCCGAGTTCCGCCCGTCGGAGTTCGTCACCTCCACCGACACGCTGTTCCTGCTGAGCAAGGACGGCGGAGGCGGGGCCTCGGCACTGATCGCCGCGTGCGCGGACTCCGTCATGCGCGCGGCCACCGCCCAGGCTGAACGCGCCGGCGGACGCCTGGACCCGCCCATGTTGGCGATCCTCGACGAGGCCGCCAACGTGTGCAAGATCAGCGACCTGCCGGACCTGTACTCCCACCTCGGCAGCCGCGGAATCATCCCGATCACCATCCTCCAGTCCTACCGTCAGGGCCAGAAGGTCTGGGGAGACGCGGGCATGGACGCCATGTGGTCCGCCTCGACCGTCAAGGTCATCGGCTCCGGCATCGACGACCCCGACTTCGCGGACAAGCTCAGCCGCTTGATCGGCGACCACGACGTGGAGACCACGTCCACCTCACACTCGGAGTCCGGGAAGTCGACCTCAGTCAGCATGCGCCAGGAACGGATCCTGCCCGCCGACGCGATCCGCGCCCTGCCCAAGGGCACCGCGCTGTGCTTCGCCACCGGCATGCGGGCCGCGATGCTCGACCTGCGGCCGTGGTACCGGGAGCCAGGAGCGGAGGAGCTGTCCACGGCGTCCGCCCGCGCCTCGAAGGCAATCACCGCCCGCGCCATCGCGAAGCACGCGCCGACACAGTCCGACTTCGGGACGGCCGCGTGA
- a CDS encoding XF1762 family protein has translation MNDTSLHLVPVRSREAKDFVRAWHRHHPPPAGQIFAVGAADETGTLRAVAIVGRPVARHLDDGATLEVTRTATDGAPNTNSLLYGAAWRAAKALGYRRLVTYTQDGESGASLRGAGWRVIASRPPRAGWHTPSRPRAGHGNDHVARLLWEAL, from the coding sequence GTGAACGACACCTCGCTGCACCTGGTGCCGGTCCGCTCCCGTGAGGCGAAGGACTTCGTGCGCGCCTGGCACCGTCACCACCCGCCGCCCGCAGGACAGATCTTCGCGGTCGGCGCCGCCGACGAGACCGGCACGCTGCGCGCCGTGGCCATTGTTGGCCGGCCGGTGGCCCGTCACCTCGACGACGGCGCCACCCTCGAAGTCACCCGGACCGCCACCGACGGCGCGCCCAACACCAACTCCTTGCTCTATGGGGCCGCGTGGCGGGCAGCGAAAGCCCTCGGCTACCGGCGACTGGTCACCTACACACAGGACGGCGAGAGCGGCGCATCACTGCGCGGCGCCGGGTGGCGCGTCATCGCCAGCCGGCCGCCCCGTGCCGGATGGCACACCCCGTCTCGCCCACGAGCCGGCCACGGCAACGACCACGTCGCCCGCCTGCTGTGGGAGGCCCTCTGA
- the trpA gene encoding tryptophan synthase subunit alpha, producing MPPPPWPPRPRWHHATADLPRQPALRERHLLAATDSLHALLAQPRCALGVFVAAGLHPARAERRQLDQIARAGADLFEIGLAHHDAGLDGPVIQAAYRRALSRGNVLARALRAVEHAAGLRPTVVMTYWDPVHRHDPEHLARLLADAGAAGAMVVDLPDDQAERWQAAAKDANLSTPRLVPRHLADTGLATVAAGASGWLYAPASTGPTGYRGPLDVPALADFTTRLRAASPLPIVSGVGISTPALAERMAPLVDAVVIGTPVVRALMASPEQAPVLTTAFAHALYPYATETRA from the coding sequence GTGCCACCACCCCCGTGGCCTCCCCGCCCACGCTGGCACCACGCCACCGCTGACCTGCCGCGACAGCCCGCCCTCCGAGAAAGGCATCTCCTGGCCGCCACCGACTCCCTCCACGCCCTCCTTGCCCAACCTCGGTGCGCGCTCGGCGTGTTCGTTGCCGCCGGACTGCATCCGGCCCGCGCCGAGCGCCGTCAGCTCGACCAGATCGCTCGGGCCGGCGCCGATCTGTTCGAGATCGGCCTCGCCCACCATGACGCCGGCCTCGACGGGCCCGTCATCCAAGCCGCCTACCGCCGCGCCCTAAGCCGCGGAAACGTCCTCGCCCGCGCCCTGCGCGCGGTCGAGCACGCCGCTGGCCTTCGGCCGACCGTCGTCATGACCTACTGGGATCCAGTCCACCGGCACGACCCCGAACACCTGGCCCGACTGCTCGCTGACGCGGGCGCCGCCGGGGCGATGGTCGTCGACCTGCCCGACGACCAGGCAGAGCGCTGGCAGGCCGCAGCGAAGGACGCGAACCTCTCCACCCCACGCCTCGTCCCGCGCCACCTCGCCGACACCGGTCTCGCCACCGTGGCCGCCGGTGCGTCGGGATGGCTCTACGCACCCGCCAGCACCGGCCCCACCGGCTACCGCGGCCCGCTCGACGTGCCCGCGCTCGCCGACTTCACGACACGCCTTCGTGCCGCGAGCCCCCTGCCCATCGTGTCGGGCGTGGGGATCTCCACCCCGGCCCTCGCGGAACGCATGGCGCCACTGGTGGACGCCGTCGTCATCGGCACCCCCGTCGTCCGCGCCCTGATGGCCTCCCCCGAGCAGGCCCCGGTGCTCACCACCGCGTTCGCCCACGCCCTGTACCCGTACGCCACGGAGACCCGTGCCTGA
- a CDS encoding DNA cytosine methyltransferase, with product MILDLFAGPGGWSRALHVLGVRDVGLEWDPWACKTRAAAGQLTIRCDVARYPAWPFLGRTRGVIASPPCQAWSMAGKRLGLVDQPLVHAAVEDLAAGRDTRERLLSACRDERSLLAAEPMRYLHALNAVGEPDWVAMEEAPDVLPLWKQYAAVLRGWGFSVWCGILNAANFGVPQTRKRAILLASRVRTAQPPTPTHAQLAEPESLFGPGRARWVSMAEALGWGATDRPVPTVCAGGGPGGGPEPFPSGSRKTLSDARERGTWMPRPDGVVLQSRREGAGWAARHGTRENRAADAPAPTFTAEAHRWSWSLRSNNQANATVRSIQEPAGTLFFGHRANECTWVAEPVTPSATDTDAPAVPEPIRITAREAGLLQTFPADYPWAGNKGQQFSQIGNAVPPLLAGHLLAPHLGVTLDPDDFTLAA from the coding sequence GTGATACTCGATCTCTTCGCGGGGCCGGGTGGCTGGAGCAGGGCACTGCACGTCCTGGGCGTGCGCGACGTCGGCCTGGAATGGGACCCGTGGGCATGTAAGACCCGCGCTGCGGCGGGTCAGTTGACCATCCGGTGCGACGTGGCGAGGTATCCGGCCTGGCCGTTCCTCGGCCGCACCCGCGGTGTGATCGCTTCGCCGCCGTGTCAGGCGTGGAGCATGGCCGGCAAGCGCCTCGGCCTGGTCGACCAGCCGCTGGTGCACGCGGCGGTCGAGGACCTGGCCGCCGGGCGCGACACCCGTGAACGCCTCCTCTCCGCCTGTCGTGACGAGCGCTCCCTGCTCGCTGCCGAGCCGATGCGCTACCTGCACGCGCTGAACGCGGTCGGCGAGCCCGACTGGGTGGCCATGGAGGAAGCACCGGACGTGCTGCCCTTGTGGAAGCAGTACGCTGCCGTCCTGCGAGGGTGGGGGTTCTCCGTCTGGTGCGGGATCCTCAACGCCGCCAACTTCGGCGTCCCGCAGACCAGGAAGCGGGCAATCCTCCTGGCCTCCCGCGTCCGGACGGCGCAGCCGCCCACGCCCACGCACGCCCAGCTCGCCGAGCCGGAATCGCTGTTCGGTCCGGGCCGTGCCCGCTGGGTCAGCATGGCCGAAGCCCTGGGATGGGGCGCGACCGACCGGCCCGTCCCCACCGTCTGTGCAGGAGGTGGGCCTGGCGGCGGCCCCGAGCCGTTCCCGTCGGGCTCTCGCAAGACGCTGTCCGACGCGCGGGAGCGCGGCACCTGGATGCCGCGGCCGGACGGGGTGGTTCTGCAGTCCCGCCGGGAAGGCGCGGGGTGGGCGGCCCGGCACGGCACGCGCGAGAATCGTGCGGCCGACGCTCCGGCGCCCACGTTCACCGCCGAGGCGCACCGCTGGTCCTGGTCCCTGCGCAGCAACAACCAGGCCAACGCCACCGTCCGGTCCATCCAGGAGCCGGCTGGCACGCTGTTCTTCGGGCACCGCGCCAACGAGTGCACCTGGGTCGCCGAACCCGTCACACCCTCGGCCACGGACACCGATGCGCCGGCCGTTCCCGAGCCGATCCGGATCACCGCCCGCGAGGCGGGCCTCCTGCAGACCTTTCCCGCCGACTACCCCTGGGCCGGCAACAAGGGCCAGCAGTTCTCCCAGATCGGCAACGCCGTGCCCCCGCTGCTCGCCGGCCACCTCCTCGCCCCGCACCTCGGCGTCACCCTCGACCCCGACGACTTCACCCTCGCCGCCTGA
- a CDS encoding DnaB-like helicase N-terminal domain-containing protein, whose amino-acid sequence MPHTPEPDEDNLDTITPPQPVFHVEQALLGALLLDPHRLDDVNGIAADSFSTAAHAALYAAISTLPRPDPVEHAKNTRWLDRVLATALEEARGLTASYLHALVQVCPWPRHAPAYARMVEAEHARRRLLTAAERLVHTVHDASLPHPVQTALAEADALAAVVDDIANRFPPRSGVLPRTPAPPPTAADDTEAVEEEQLLLATATARPDDIDAVRWLVPHDLTLPLHAGLWQCLTTLARRDEPIDPVTVLWEAQQRGLLDYGREPAEVLRMLAEPAGSVEHWAKRALRRSLLATAEHTGRRVETYVGDAANTPFQLVAGARRALADIAAVRTRWQHAAGATPPQQRRAAPATRAGPPTTTAAHAARPTRATR is encoded by the coding sequence ATGCCCCACACCCCCGAACCCGACGAAGACAATCTCGACACCATCACACCGCCCCAGCCGGTATTCCACGTCGAGCAGGCCCTCCTGGGGGCTCTCCTCCTCGACCCGCACCGCCTGGACGACGTGAACGGCATCGCCGCCGACTCGTTCTCCACCGCCGCGCACGCCGCCCTGTATGCCGCGATCAGTACCCTGCCACGGCCCGACCCCGTCGAGCACGCGAAGAACACCAGGTGGCTCGACCGCGTACTCGCCACCGCCCTGGAGGAGGCGCGCGGACTGACCGCCTCCTACCTGCACGCCCTCGTTCAGGTCTGCCCCTGGCCCCGCCACGCCCCCGCGTACGCCCGGATGGTCGAGGCCGAGCACGCCCGCCGCCGCCTGCTGACGGCCGCCGAACGCCTCGTCCACACCGTCCACGACGCCTCCCTCCCGCACCCCGTCCAGACAGCGCTCGCCGAGGCGGATGCACTTGCCGCGGTCGTGGACGACATCGCGAACCGCTTCCCCCCGCGCTCCGGTGTCCTTCCCCGCACCCCGGCACCTCCTCCCACCGCCGCCGACGACACCGAGGCGGTCGAGGAGGAGCAGCTCCTGCTCGCGACCGCCACCGCCCGCCCGGACGATATCGACGCCGTCCGGTGGCTGGTCCCTCACGACCTCACCCTGCCCCTGCACGCCGGCCTGTGGCAGTGCCTGACCACCCTCGCCCGCCGCGACGAGCCCATCGACCCCGTCACCGTCCTGTGGGAAGCCCAGCAGCGCGGCCTGCTCGACTACGGCCGTGAACCAGCCGAGGTCCTGCGCATGCTGGCCGAACCGGCCGGATCCGTCGAGCACTGGGCCAAACGCGCCCTGCGGCGCTCCCTGCTGGCCACGGCCGAACACACCGGACGGCGCGTCGAGACGTACGTCGGCGACGCGGCGAACACCCCCTTCCAGCTCGTCGCCGGGGCCCGCCGCGCTCTCGCTGACATCGCCGCCGTCCGCACCCGCTGGCAGCACGCCGCCGGAGCCACTCCGCCGCAGCAGCGGCGAGCAGCGCCTGCCACCCGCGCCGGCCCGCCGACCACCACTGCCGCACACGCCGCCCGGCCCACACGAGCAACCCGATAA